In Paenibacillus antri, the sequence TCCTTCATCCAGAAGCAGTCGAAGTGGAACACGTGCAGCGGAATGTTGCGCTCCGCCATCCCTTCGATGAACGAATTGACCGTATTTTCGTCATAGTCGGTCGTGAACGACGTCGTCAGCCACAGGCCGAACGACCAAGCCGGCGGCAGCGCGGGCTTGCCCGTCAGCTTCGTGTAATTGTCGAGCACGTCCTTCAGCGTGTCGCCGCCGATGACGAAATACTCGAGCGCCTCGCCCGCGACGCTGAAGCCGACCTTCGAGACGACCTCGGAGCCGACCTCGAACTCTACGCGTTCAGGGTGATTGACGAACACGCCGTATCCGTTGCTGGACAAGTAGAACGGAATGTTCTTGTAGGCTTGCTCGCTGCTCGTGCCGCCGTCTTCGTTCCAAATCTCGACCGTCTGGCCGTTCTTGACGAAGTTCGTGAACCGCTCGCCGAGACCGTAGATTTGTTCGCCGACGCCGAGGTCGAGCATCTCTCGGAAATATTGCTTTCCGTTATCGTCGATGTGGCCGACGCCGCGCGTCGCCGAGCCGGTAAGGCGCTTGCCGTTCTGCGCGAATTCCAATCCCCAGTTCGGAGCCGTCCGAATGTTGGCCGTGAGCCCGCCGGTCGTGAACGCGATGCCTTCCTCGCTTCGTTCGATTTGTACCGGGTGATTCGCCACGCTGTTGATGTGGAACGCCGGGCCGCGCTTGCGCTTCCCTTCGTGATGCGACCAGCGCACGCGGACGACGTTCGGCAGCGGGGAGCTGATCTCCGCCTTGAGCAGCGCCGCGTTCAACGTGTCGCCCTTGATGCGGACTTTCTTCGTAGCATTGTAAACGGTTACGCTGTCCTGCGTCGCGTCCACGTCCCGTACGTCGACGGGCTGTTCGATATTCACGCCTTTGCGGAGCATCCAATATCCGTTATTAAATTTCATTAGAATCCCTCCCGTTCTTCATCTATAATGATATTGTCGAACTGGAATCAAATCTGCATCAATTTTGCCCATTATTATACCGATTTTGACATTTCAGGCGGTGAAGAGCATGAATAAAGCGACATTGAAGGAAAATCGCGTCCACGGCGAGCCCGTCTACCCCGTCAGCACGTACCGATTCTCCTGCGGGCCGGAAGAGCCGCTGATGGACTTGCATTGGCACGACGAGCTGGAATTTTTGCTTCTCGTCGAAGGCGCGGCGGCGTTCCGCGTCGACACGGCGGACTTCGAGCTGCGCGCCGGCGAAGCGATGTTCGTCAATAGCGGCGAATTGCATTCCGGCCGCGTCCTCGGCGACGAACCGGTCACCTTCCTCGCCGTCGTCTTCGGCGCCGACCTGTTCGGCGACGTACGCGAGAAAGTGTACGACCGGTATATTTTCCCGTTAGTCCAGCGAAATTATGTCGTCCCTACGAAAATAAGCCTCGAGACGACGGCGGAACGCGCCATCGTCGCGTTGCTGCGCGAGCTGTTCGATGCGAACGAGTCGGGGGCGCCGATGCGCGAGCTGACGACGAAGGGGCTGCTGCATCTGTGCCTCTCGAAGCTGCTCGCGCTCGGCGGGGAAAACCGCCGCGCCGAGACGACGGACGGACGGATCGAACGTCTGAAAACCGTGATCGAATACGTCGAGGCGCGATGCGAAGAGACGATCGCGCTGCGGGATTTGGCGGCGCTGGCGGGGATGAGC encodes:
- a CDS encoding helix-turn-helix transcriptional regulator, with protein sequence MNKATLKENRVHGEPVYPVSTYRFSCGPEEPLMDLHWHDELEFLLLVEGAAAFRVDTADFELRAGEAMFVNSGELHSGRVLGDEPVTFLAVVFGADLFGDVREKVYDRYIFPLVQRNYVVPTKISLETTAERAIVALLRELFDANESGAPMRELTTKGLLHLCLSKLLALGGENRRAETTDGRIERLKTVIEYVEARCEETIALRDLAALAGMSEAYFCRFFKKITAKTPVEYVNSVRIQRAAELLRRTDRKIMAIALEVGFSNLNHFNGEFKRRFGCTPSDYRRRAAAG